A window of the Isosphaera pallida ATCC 43644 genome harbors these coding sequences:
- a CDS encoding HD domain-containing protein produces the protein MNASSAASSVEGRRGDLFEDSSGGSDVGLQTLMEAIAFAARVHHGATRKDGRTPYVSHVARVTLVVRHVFGIADEQVLCAAALHDVLEDTATDFDDVAERFGTQVARWVAVLSKDSRLPEPEREEAYRQALSRSPWQVRVVKLADMLDNLYDRASLPTAQHARILTKLEGYLDALRVEVGDPAREAWEMVRERLARAREAVRLDEGGGTLQESVS, from the coding sequence GTGAATGCGTCGTCCGCCGCGTCGTCAGTCGAGGGCAGGCGGGGGGATCTGTTTGAGGATTCCTCCGGGGGGTCCGACGTTGGACTTCAAACGCTGATGGAAGCAATAGCCTTCGCCGCCCGCGTCCATCACGGGGCAACTCGCAAGGATGGTCGAACCCCCTACGTCAGCCATGTGGCGCGGGTGACCTTGGTTGTGCGTCATGTGTTTGGAATCGCCGACGAACAGGTGTTATGCGCCGCCGCCCTCCATGATGTGTTGGAGGATACCGCGACCGATTTCGACGACGTGGCCGAACGGTTTGGTACTCAGGTGGCGCGCTGGGTGGCGGTTCTCTCCAAGGATAGCCGTTTGCCGGAACCCGAGCGCGAGGAGGCGTATCGTCAGGCGTTGTCGCGGTCTCCCTGGCAGGTCCGGGTGGTTAAGCTCGCCGACATGCTGGATAATCTCTACGATCGAGCCAGCCTCCCCACCGCGCAACACGCGCGGATCCTGACCAAACTGGAAGGTTATCTCGACGCGCTGCGGGTCGAGGTGGGCGATCCTGCCCGAGAGGCTTGGGAGATGGTGAGGGAGCGTCTGGCCCGGGCTCGAGAAGCCGTGAGGTTGGACGAGGGCGGGGGAACGCTTCAAGAGTCGGTGAGCTGA
- a CDS encoding putative ABC transporter permease subunit has protein sequence MLEATDSRLASPSDHNTVFSPPHRVTSAHAPGSPDSLVPNTPGPGIGLASRDDRDRAARRAFQYLQRRLAFNLTRSAIAESRLRLAIIVFCSIFFWATLFTFFRQAFTFLSKFDLFAESLLDYAFSMYFLSIAGMLTFSTGIIGYNSLFLARESEFLLTLPAPSDRVFAARFREAMLFSCWGFILIGTPLLVAYGLSEQAGALYYALILLFLIGFVLTPGAVGMLGAFLVGYFLPRRYKTVLVLAILAVIAFVGFVGAQLLQSEEGGFNADWLDNAMGRLAFSQSEWIPSVWITRGLMAAADGEVGEALTYLWVTWANGGMAYLCAALAARLFYRPAFSRVQGGRSSRRFAGQWSSAFDRGFHRCAGFVDRPIRLLMLKDFRILRRDPTQWSQLLILVGLLGFYFLTVRRLGSDQSPPSWRSMLSFLNLAVTALLLSTFTSRFVYPLMSLEGRNFWVLGLFPVQRDSILWGKFAFASGLSIVATGAMVIASDILLRVGPLMIVMHVGLMSLICLGLAGISVGLGARFPNLRESDPSKIAAGFGGTLNLLLSLVFILLIVLTVGLPTHLAVSTTETVLSTTMLLQDARLSWTLGLALTACLIVGLLAVILPMRAGLKAFRDAEL, from the coding sequence ATGTTGGAAGCCACAGACTCCCGACTCGCCTCACCGTCCGACCATAACACGGTCTTCTCGCCCCCCCATCGTGTCACATCGGCTCACGCTCCGGGTTCCCCCGACTCCTTGGTCCCCAATACACCAGGGCCAGGAATCGGCCTAGCCAGCCGCGACGACCGCGACCGCGCGGCCCGTCGCGCATTTCAATATCTCCAAAGACGACTGGCCTTCAACTTGACCCGTTCCGCCATCGCCGAGTCGCGGCTGCGTCTAGCGATCATTGTCTTCTGCTCCATCTTCTTCTGGGCCACCTTGTTCACCTTCTTTCGACAGGCCTTCACCTTTCTGAGCAAGTTCGACCTGTTTGCCGAATCACTCCTGGATTACGCCTTTTCGATGTACTTTCTTTCCATCGCGGGGATGTTGACCTTCTCGACCGGAATCATCGGCTACAACAGTCTATTCCTAGCGCGCGAAAGCGAGTTCCTCTTGACCTTGCCCGCCCCGTCCGATCGAGTCTTCGCCGCCCGTTTCCGTGAAGCAATGCTCTTCAGCTGCTGGGGGTTCATTCTCATCGGAACCCCGTTGTTGGTAGCTTACGGCCTGTCCGAACAGGCGGGCGCGCTCTATTATGCGTTGATCCTCTTGTTTCTGATTGGGTTTGTGTTGACTCCCGGCGCGGTTGGGATGCTTGGGGCCTTCTTGGTGGGCTATTTTCTGCCCAGGCGCTACAAAACGGTGCTGGTGCTTGCGATCCTCGCGGTGATCGCCTTTGTGGGGTTCGTCGGCGCGCAGTTGCTTCAATCCGAAGAAGGCGGCTTCAACGCCGACTGGCTGGACAACGCGATGGGACGGTTGGCCTTCAGCCAAAGCGAGTGGATTCCCAGCGTCTGGATCACGCGAGGCCTCATGGCCGCCGCCGACGGCGAAGTGGGTGAAGCCCTCACCTACCTCTGGGTGACCTGGGCCAACGGTGGGATGGCCTATTTGTGCGCCGCTCTGGCGGCCCGCCTCTTTTATCGACCCGCCTTCAGCCGGGTCCAAGGCGGACGCTCCTCCCGACGGTTCGCCGGTCAATGGTCCTCGGCGTTTGATCGCGGATTCCATCGGTGCGCGGGATTCGTCGACCGACCCATTCGCCTGTTGATGTTGAAGGACTTTCGAATCTTGCGGCGTGACCCCACTCAGTGGTCACAGCTGCTGATTCTAGTGGGGTTGCTGGGATTTTACTTCCTGACGGTGCGGCGTCTGGGTTCGGATCAATCGCCCCCCTCGTGGCGTAGTATGTTGAGCTTCCTGAACCTAGCGGTGACGGCCTTACTGCTTTCGACCTTCACCAGCCGGTTCGTGTACCCCCTCATGTCGTTGGAGGGCCGCAACTTCTGGGTGCTAGGCCTGTTCCCAGTGCAGCGGGACTCGATTCTCTGGGGCAAGTTCGCCTTCGCGTCGGGCTTGTCGATCGTGGCGACCGGGGCGATGGTCATCGCCTCGGACATCCTTCTGAGGGTGGGTCCCTTGATGATCGTCATGCATGTGGGGCTCATGTCGCTCATCTGTCTGGGGCTGGCGGGAATCAGCGTGGGTTTGGGAGCCCGGTTCCCCAACCTTCGGGAGTCCGACCCCTCCAAAATCGCTGCGGGCTTCGGAGGAACCCTCAACCTGCTGTTGAGTCTGGTGTTCATCCTGCTGATCGTGCTGACCGTGGGTCTGCCCACCCACCTGGCCGTTTCCACCACTGAAACCGTACTTTCTACCACGATGCTTCTTCAAGACGCACGTCTGAGTTGGACCCTGGGCCTAGCGCTGACCGCCTGCCTCATCGTGGGACTTCTGGCGGTCATCCTACCGATGCGCGCGGGCCTCAAGGCGTTCCGCGACGCCGAGTTGTGA
- a CDS encoding ABC transporter ATP-binding protein has translation MIELRGVTKTFGAKTAVQNLSLTVEAGELFAFLGPNGAGKTTTIKMVCGLLKPTQGTVLVGGHPADTAEARRLIAYVPDSPFLYDKLTGREFLKFVVEMYGIDPRRGAEKIEELIAIFEMSDYVDNLCENYSHGMKQRVVFASALVHDPKVLIVDEPLVGLDPRNARIVKDLFLSQARSGVAVLMSTHLLSIAEELADTIGIIDQGRLLAKGTLAEIRRQTAIEHGALEDLFLRMTGGDRPFARALRGSTSSALTEAEAVEAAESVGSQ, from the coding sequence ATGATCGAACTGCGCGGCGTGACCAAGACCTTCGGCGCGAAAACGGCAGTCCAGAACCTCAGCCTTACGGTTGAGGCGGGGGAATTGTTCGCCTTCCTCGGTCCCAACGGCGCGGGCAAAACCACCACCATCAAAATGGTCTGCGGCCTGCTCAAGCCCACCCAAGGTACCGTGCTGGTTGGCGGCCACCCCGCCGACACCGCCGAAGCCCGCCGCCTCATCGCCTATGTGCCTGACTCCCCCTTCCTCTACGACAAGCTCACCGGACGCGAGTTCCTTAAGTTCGTCGTCGAAATGTACGGCATCGACCCCCGCCGCGGCGCGGAAAAGATCGAGGAACTCATCGCAATCTTCGAGATGAGCGACTATGTGGATAACCTTTGCGAAAACTACTCACACGGCATGAAACAGCGGGTCGTCTTCGCCTCGGCGCTGGTTCATGATCCCAAGGTGCTGATCGTGGACGAACCGCTCGTGGGACTCGACCCGCGCAATGCCCGGATCGTCAAAGACCTGTTTCTTAGTCAGGCCCGCTCGGGTGTAGCTGTACTGATGTCTACCCACCTATTGAGCATCGCCGAGGAACTGGCCGACACCATCGGGATCATCGACCAGGGCCGGTTGCTCGCCAAGGGCACTCTGGCCGAGATTCGCCGCCAAACCGCCATTGAACATGGCGCGTTGGAGGATCTATTCCTTCGGATGACCGGCGGCGACCGCCCTTTCGCGCGGGCGTTGCGCGGCTCCACCTCGTCGGCGCTGACGGAGGCGGAGGCGGTCGAGGCGGCCGAATCGGTCGGGTCTCAATGA